The Pseudomonas orientalis genome contains a region encoding:
- a CDS encoding Nudix family hydrolase, protein MKRVHVAAAVIRGVDGRILLARRADTQHQGGLWEFPGGKVEADESVPTALSRELQEELGIQVTTARPLIQVQHDYPDKQVLLDVWEVSAFTGEPHGAEGQPLEWVVPRDLVNYAFPAANTPIVAAARLPAEYLITPGELETPTLLRGIQKAIAGGIKLVQLRAPNGYDPKYRDLAVDAVGLCAGKAQLMIKGPFEWLGDFPAAGWHMTSAQLRKYASKGRPLPEDRWLAASCHNAEELALAELMDVDFVTLSPVQPTQTHPEAQPLGWEQAAELIRGFSKPVFLLGGVGPAQREQAWETGAQGVAGIRAFWPGD, encoded by the coding sequence GTGAAACGAGTGCATGTAGCAGCAGCGGTGATCCGCGGTGTCGATGGCAGGATCCTGCTGGCACGCCGCGCCGATACTCAACATCAAGGCGGCCTCTGGGAATTTCCCGGCGGCAAGGTGGAGGCGGATGAGTCGGTCCCCACGGCCTTGTCCCGCGAATTGCAGGAAGAGCTGGGTATCCAGGTCACCACCGCGCGGCCGTTGATCCAGGTGCAACATGACTACCCGGACAAACAGGTGCTGCTGGATGTCTGGGAGGTCTCGGCCTTCACCGGCGAACCCCACGGCGCTGAAGGGCAGCCGTTGGAATGGGTGGTGCCACGGGACCTGGTCAACTATGCGTTCCCGGCGGCGAATACACCGATTGTCGCTGCTGCGCGCTTGCCCGCCGAATACCTGATCACCCCTGGCGAGCTGGAAACCCCGACGCTGCTGCGTGGCATCCAGAAGGCTATCGCGGGTGGCATCAAGCTGGTTCAACTGCGCGCACCCAACGGCTACGACCCCAAATACCGTGACCTGGCAGTGGATGCGGTGGGCCTGTGTGCCGGCAAGGCGCAATTGATGATCAAGGGGCCGTTCGAATGGCTGGGGGATTTCCCCGCAGCCGGCTGGCACATGACCTCGGCGCAATTGCGCAAATATGCGAGCAAGGGCCGTCCGCTGCCTGAGGATCGTTGGCTGGCGGCTTCTTGCCACAATGCTGAGGAGCTGGCGCTGGCGGAATTGATGGACGTGGATTTCGTCACGCTGTCACCGGTTCAGCCGACGCAAACCCATCCCGAGGCCCAGCCGCTGGGTTGGGAGCAGGCGGCCGAGCTGATCCGTGGGTTCAGCAAACCGGTGTTTCTGCTGGGCGGAGTTGGGCCTGCGCAGCGGGAGCAGGCTTGGGAGACTGGGGCTCAGGGTGTGGCTGGGATTCGGGCGTTTTGGCCCGGGGATTGA
- the argJ gene encoding bifunctional glutamate N-acetyltransferase/amino-acid acetyltransferase ArgJ → MAVGLGPLPTLHPVAGFELGIASAGIKRPGRKDVVVMRCAEGSTVAGVFTLNAFCAAPVILAKQRVAGSIRYLLTNTGNANAGTGEPGLVAAARICAKLAQLTGVDASQVLPYSTGVIGEPLPVEKIEGALQAALDDLSVDNWAAAATGIMTTDTLPKGASRQFVHDGVTVTVTGISKGAGMIRPNMATMLGYIATDAKVSRDVLQRLMLDGANKSFNRITIDGDTSTNDCCMLIATGQANLPEITSTEGPLFAALKQAVFEVCMDVAQAIVRDGEGATKFVTVEVNGGGNHQECLDVGYTVAHSPLIKTALFASDPNWGRILAAVGRAGVPDLDVSKIDVFLGDVCIASRGARAETYTEAQGSAVMQQEEITIRIELGRGECSETIWTTDLSHEYVKINAEYRT, encoded by the coding sequence ATGGCTGTTGGTCTTGGTCCTTTGCCCACATTGCACCCGGTTGCCGGTTTTGAACTCGGTATCGCTTCGGCCGGTATCAAGCGTCCGGGGCGCAAGGATGTGGTGGTGATGCGCTGTGCCGAAGGCTCGACCGTCGCCGGTGTGTTCACCCTCAACGCCTTTTGCGCTGCGCCGGTGATCCTGGCCAAGCAGCGTGTGGCCGGGTCGATTCGTTACCTGTTGACCAACACGGGGAATGCCAACGCCGGTACCGGCGAGCCTGGCCTGGTCGCCGCTGCGCGCATCTGCGCCAAGCTGGCTCAGTTGACCGGCGTAGACGCCAGCCAGGTGCTGCCGTATTCCACCGGCGTGATCGGTGAGCCCTTGCCGGTGGAGAAAATCGAAGGCGCCCTGCAAGCCGCGCTGGATGACCTGTCTGTGGATAACTGGGCGGCTGCGGCCACCGGCATCATGACCACCGACACCTTGCCCAAGGGCGCGAGCCGTCAGTTCGTGCACGATGGCGTCACCGTCACCGTGACCGGTATCAGCAAGGGCGCCGGCATGATCCGCCCGAACATGGCCACCATGCTCGGTTATATCGCCACTGACGCCAAAGTCTCCCGCGATGTGCTGCAGCGCCTGATGCTGGACGGCGCCAACAAGTCGTTCAACCGCATTACCATCGACGGTGACACCTCCACCAACGACTGCTGCATGCTGATCGCCACCGGCCAGGCCAACCTGCCGGAAATCACCTCCACCGAAGGCCCGCTGTTCGCGGCGTTGAAGCAGGCGGTGTTTGAAGTGTGCATGGACGTGGCCCAGGCCATCGTGCGTGACGGTGAGGGCGCTACCAAATTTGTGACGGTTGAAGTCAACGGCGGCGGCAACCACCAGGAATGCCTGGATGTGGGCTACACCGTGGCGCACTCGCCGCTGATTAAGACCGCATTGTTCGCTTCCGACCCGAACTGGGGCCGCATCCTCGCAGCCGTTGGTCGCGCCGGTGTACCTGACCTGGACGTGAGCAAGATCGACGTGTTCCTTGGCGACGTGTGCATTGCCAGCCGTGGCGCCCGCGCCGAAACCTACACCGAAGCCCAGGGCTCGGCAGTGATGCAGCAGGAAGAAATCACCATCCGCATCGAGCTGGGTCGCGGCGAGTGCAGCGAAACCATCTGGACCACGGACCTGTCCCACGAATACGTGAAGATCAACGCGGAATATCGCACCTGA
- the secA gene encoding preprotein translocase subunit SecA has product MFAPLLKKLFGSKNEREVKRMLKTVQLVNAFEEQMVALSDEQLRAKTQEFKARIAKGETLDKLLPEAFAVAREAGKRVMGMRHFDVQLIGGMTLHEGMIAEMRTGEGKTLVATLGVYLNALSGKGVHVVTVNDYLARRDANWMRPLYEFLGLTVGVVTPFQPPEEKRAAYAADITYGTNNEFGFDYLRDNMAFSMEEKFQRELNFAVIDEVDSILIDEARTPLIISGQAEDSSRLYTEINKLIPRLEQHIEEVEGVVTKEGHFTIDEKTRQVELNEAGHQFVEDMLTQIGLLAEGESLYSAHNLGLLTHVYAGLRAHKLFHRNVEYIVQDGQVVLVDEHTGRTMPGRRLSEGLHQAIEAKEMLNIQAESQTLASTTFQNYFRLYNKLSGMTGTADTEAFEFHQIYGLSVVVIPPNKPLARKDYNDLVFLTAEEKYAAIVNDIKDGMAKGRPILVGTATIETSEHVSNLLNKEGIEHKVLNAKFHEKEAEIIAQAGRPGALTIATNMAGRGTDILLGGNWEVEVASLDNPTPEQIAQIKADWQKRHQAVLESGGLQVIASERHESRRIDNQLRGRAGRQGDAGSSRFYLSLEDSLMRIFASDRVKNFMKALGMQSGEAIEHRMVTNAIEKAQRKVEGRNFDIRKQLLEFDDVNNEQRKVIYHMRNTLLAADNIGETIADFRQDVLNATVSAHIPPQSLPEQWDVAGLEAALKSDFGVDLPVQQWLDEDDHLYEETLREKLMTELLAAYNEKEEQASAEALRTFEKQIVLRVLDDLWKDHLSTMDHLRHGIHLRGYAQKNPKQEYKRESFTLFSELLDSIKRDSIRVLSHVQVRREDPIEEEARLRQEAEALAARMQFQHDEAPGLEAPEVLGEEVDVALAQTPVRNDQKLGRNELCFCGSGKKYKHCHGQIE; this is encoded by the coding sequence ATGTTTGCGCCTTTGTTAAAGAAACTTTTTGGAAGCAAGAATGAGCGCGAAGTCAAACGCATGCTCAAGACGGTGCAGCTGGTCAATGCCTTCGAAGAGCAGATGGTTGCCCTGTCGGACGAGCAATTGCGCGCCAAGACCCAAGAGTTCAAGGCCCGCATAGCCAAAGGTGAAACCCTCGACAAGCTGCTTCCCGAAGCCTTTGCGGTCGCCCGTGAAGCCGGTAAGCGCGTCATGGGCATGCGCCACTTCGACGTCCAGTTGATCGGCGGCATGACCTTGCATGAAGGCATGATTGCCGAAATGCGTACCGGTGAAGGCAAGACCCTGGTGGCAACCCTGGGCGTTTACCTCAACGCATTGTCCGGCAAGGGCGTGCACGTTGTGACGGTGAACGACTACCTGGCTCGCCGCGACGCCAACTGGATGCGCCCGCTGTATGAATTCCTCGGCCTGACCGTCGGCGTGGTAACGCCGTTCCAGCCGCCGGAAGAGAAGCGCGCCGCCTACGCCGCCGACATCACCTACGGCACCAACAACGAATTCGGTTTCGACTACCTGCGCGACAACATGGCGTTCAGCATGGAAGAAAAATTCCAGCGCGAACTCAACTTTGCCGTGATCGACGAAGTCGACTCCATCCTCATCGACGAAGCCCGTACCCCGCTGATCATCTCCGGCCAGGCCGAAGACAGCTCGCGCCTGTACACCGAGATCAACAAGTTGATCCCGCGCCTGGAGCAGCACATCGAGGAAGTCGAAGGCGTGGTGACCAAAGAAGGTCACTTCACCATTGACGAGAAGACCCGTCAGGTCGAACTCAACGAAGCCGGTCACCAGTTCGTCGAAGACATGCTGACCCAGATCGGCCTGCTGGCCGAGGGCGAGAGCCTGTACTCGGCGCATAACCTGGGCCTGCTGACCCACGTGTATGCCGGCCTGCGCGCGCACAAGCTGTTCCATCGCAACGTCGAATACATCGTGCAGGACGGCCAGGTCGTTCTGGTCGACGAACACACCGGTCGTACCATGCCCGGTCGTCGTCTGTCCGAAGGCCTGCATCAGGCCATCGAAGCCAAGGAAATGCTCAACATCCAGGCCGAGAGCCAGACGTTGGCATCCACCACCTTCCAGAACTACTTCCGTCTGTACAACAAACTGTCCGGCATGACCGGTACGGCCGACACCGAAGCGTTCGAATTCCACCAGATCTATGGTCTGTCGGTGGTGGTCATCCCGCCGAACAAGCCGCTGGCGCGTAAAGACTATAACGACCTGGTGTTCCTGACCGCCGAAGAGAAATACGCGGCGATCGTCAACGACATCAAGGACGGCATGGCCAAGGGCCGTCCGATCCTGGTGGGTACCGCGACCATCGAGACGTCCGAGCACGTGTCCAACCTGCTCAACAAGGAAGGCATCGAGCACAAGGTGCTTAACGCCAAGTTCCATGAAAAGGAAGCCGAGATCATTGCCCAGGCCGGTCGTCCCGGCGCGCTGACCATCGCCACCAACATGGCCGGTCGTGGTACCGACATCCTGTTGGGCGGTAATTGGGAAGTGGAAGTGGCCTCCCTCGACAACCCGACCCCCGAGCAAATCGCTCAGATCAAGGCTGACTGGCAGAAACGCCACCAGGCCGTGCTGGAGTCCGGCGGTTTGCAGGTGATCGCGTCCGAGCGTCACGAATCGCGCCGTATCGACAACCAGTTGCGTGGTCGTGCCGGTCGCCAGGGCGATGCCGGTTCCAGCCGTTTCTACCTGTCCCTGGAAGACAGCCTGATGCGTATCTTCGCCTCGGATCGGGTGAAGAACTTCATGAAGGCCCTGGGCATGCAGTCCGGGGAAGCGATCGAACACCGCATGGTGACCAACGCCATCGAGAAGGCTCAGCGCAAGGTCGAAGGGCGCAACTTCGACATTCGCAAGCAACTGCTCGAGTTCGATGACGTCAACAACGAACAACGTAAAGTGATCTATCACATGCGTAACACGTTGCTGGCCGCCGACAACATTGGCGAAACCATCGCTGACTTCCGCCAGGACGTGCTCAACGCGACCGTCAGCGCACATATCCCGCCGCAGTCGCTGCCTGAGCAGTGGGATGTGGCCGGCCTGGAAGCCGCGTTGAAAAGCGACTTCGGCGTCGACCTGCCGGTTCAGCAATGGCTGGACGAAGACGATCACCTGTACGAAGAGACGCTGCGCGAGAAGCTGATGACCGAGCTGCTGGCCGCGTACAACGAGAAAGAAGAGCAGGCGAGTGCCGAAGCACTGCGCACCTTCGAGAAGCAAATTGTCCTGCGCGTGCTGGACGACCTGTGGAAAGACCACCTGTCGACCATGGACCACTTGCGCCACGGTATCCATTTGCGTGGCTACGCCCAGAAGAACCCGAAGCAGGAGTACAAGCGCGAGTCGTTCACGTTGTTCTCCGAGCTGCTGGATTCGATCAAGCGCGATTCGATTCGCGTGCTGTCCCACGTTCAGGTGCGTCGCGAAGACCCGATCGAGGAAGAAGCACGTCTGCGTCAGGAAGCCGAGGCACTGGCTGCGCGCATGCAGTTCCAGCATGACGAAGCGCCTGGCCTGGAAGCGCCTGAGGTGTTGGGCGAAGAGGTCGATGTGGCCCTGGCTCAAACCCCGGTACGCAATGATCAGAAATTGGGCCGCAACGAGCTGTGCTTCTGCGGTTCGGGCAAGAAATACAAACACTGCCACGGCCAGATCGAATAA
- a CDS encoding DUF721 domain-containing protein, translated as MAFRPLPARAPGVLLREAKPLKAIFGHAKRLGHLQRLLESQLQPAAREHCHVASWREGNLLLIVTDGHWATRLRYQQKRLQRQLMVFDEFAGLVRIQFKVQPPTVLRSTAGHTMDLSENAAETLQATAEGINDPGLRAALQRLAAHARPKS; from the coding sequence ATGGCATTTCGCCCTCTTCCAGCCCGCGCTCCCGGCGTGTTGCTTCGCGAAGCCAAGCCGTTGAAAGCCATCTTTGGCCACGCGAAACGGCTGGGGCATTTACAACGCCTGCTCGAAAGCCAGCTGCAACCGGCCGCGCGCGAACACTGTCATGTGGCGTCCTGGCGTGAAGGCAATCTGCTATTAATTGTCACTGACGGCCATTGGGCGACCCGTTTGCGTTACCAGCAAAAACGCCTGCAGCGACAATTGATGGTGTTCGATGAGTTTGCCGGCCTGGTGCGTATCCAGTTCAAGGTCCAGCCGCCCACCGTGCTGCGCAGCACGGCGGGGCATACGATGGACCTGTCGGAAAATGCCGCCGAAACCCTCCAGGCCACGGCTGAAGGGATCAACGATCCGGGTCTGCGCGCGGCACTGCAACGGCTGGCCGCCCATGCCAGGCCCAAATCCTGA
- a CDS encoding helicase HerA-like domain-containing protein — translation MPDSTQLLIGAGPDGQPIAQPMRLANRHGLIAGATGTGKTVTLQRLAEAFSDAGVAVFAADIKGDLCGLGAAANPQGKVAERIAGMPFLDYAPKAYPVTLWDVHGQSGHPLRTTISEMGPLLLGSLLELTDSQQSALYATFKVADREGLLLLDLKDLKALLNHLRYHPELLGDDAALMTTGSSQALLRRLAVLEQQGAEALFGEPALQLEDILQPAGDGRGRIHLLDASRLVHDAPKVYATFLLWLLAELFEQLPERGDAEKPLLALFFDEAHLLFADTPKALQDRLEQVVRLIRSKGVGVYFVTQSPGDLPDTVLAQLGLRIQHGLRAFTTKEQKSLRAVADGFRPNPAFDALAVLTELGTGEALVGTLQEKGTPEMVQRVLVAPPQSRIGPLTEAERAALIASSPLQGRYDKPIDRESAYEVLMARKDLGPTDETKPATQEPSFTDKAGAFLGTTAGKALKSAMQQAANQMGRQLVRGLLGSLLGGSKRK, via the coding sequence ATGCCTGACTCCACACAACTGCTTATCGGTGCCGGTCCAGACGGCCAGCCCATCGCCCAGCCCATGCGCCTGGCCAACCGTCACGGGCTGATTGCCGGTGCCACCGGCACCGGCAAGACCGTCACCTTGCAGCGCCTGGCGGAAGCGTTCAGTGACGCAGGGGTGGCGGTATTCGCCGCCGACATCAAGGGCGACCTGTGCGGCCTGGGCGCTGCGGCCAATCCCCAGGGCAAAGTCGCCGAGCGCATCGCCGGGATGCCCTTCCTTGATTACGCGCCGAAGGCTTATCCGGTCACGCTGTGGGATGTCCACGGCCAGTCGGGTCATCCGTTGCGCACCACCATCAGTGAAATGGGCCCGTTATTGCTCGGCAGCCTGCTGGAACTCACCGACAGCCAGCAGTCGGCGCTGTACGCGACATTCAAGGTGGCCGACCGTGAAGGCCTTTTGCTGCTGGACCTCAAAGACCTCAAGGCCTTGCTCAACCACCTGCGTTATCACCCTGAACTGTTGGGCGACGACGCGGCGCTGATGACCACCGGTTCCAGCCAGGCGTTGTTGCGGCGCCTCGCGGTGCTGGAGCAGCAGGGCGCCGAGGCGCTGTTCGGCGAGCCGGCCCTGCAGCTCGAAGATATTTTGCAGCCCGCCGGCGACGGGCGCGGCCGTATCCATTTGCTGGACGCCAGCCGCCTGGTGCATGACGCGCCGAAGGTCTACGCGACCTTCCTGTTGTGGCTGCTGGCGGAATTGTTCGAGCAACTGCCCGAGCGCGGCGACGCGGAAAAGCCGCTGTTGGCGCTGTTTTTCGATGAAGCGCACCTATTGTTCGCCGACACCCCCAAGGCGTTGCAGGACCGTCTGGAGCAAGTGGTGCGGTTGATTCGCTCCAAAGGGGTGGGCGTGTACTTCGTCACGCAGTCGCCGGGCGACTTGCCTGACACGGTGCTGGCGCAACTGGGCCTGCGTATTCAGCATGGCCTGCGGGCATTCACCACCAAGGAACAAAAATCCCTGCGGGCGGTGGCGGACGGTTTCCGGCCTAACCCGGCCTTCGATGCCCTGGCGGTGCTGACCGAGTTGGGCACCGGGGAAGCGCTGGTGGGCACCTTGCAGGAAAAGGGCACGCCGGAGATGGTCCAGCGCGTGCTGGTCGCGCCGCCACAGTCGCGGATCGGACCGCTGACCGAGGCCGAACGGGCGGCATTGATCGCCAGTTCGCCGCTGCAGGGCCGTTACGACAAGCCGATTGACCGCGAATCGGCCTACGAGGTGCTGATGGCGCGCAAGGACTTGGGGCCGACCGATGAGACCAAGCCTGCGACGCAAGAGCCCAGCTTCACCGACAAGGCCGGTGCGTTCCTGGGAACCACGGCAGGCAAGGCGCTGAAATCCGCCATGCAGCAGGCCGCCAATCAGATGGGGCGGCAGTTGGTGCGCGGCTTGCTGGGCTCGTTGCTGGGCGGCAGCAAGCGCAAGTGA
- a CDS encoding methyl-accepting chemotaxis protein, which yields MVNSDEQANRTNSVAAAINQLGAAAQEIARNAAQASSQASDARHLAEDGQQVVERNIKAMTQLSSMISASSSNIEALNSKTVNIGQILEVITSISQQTNLLALNAAIEAARAGEAGRGFAVVADEVRNLAHRTQESAQQVQKMIEELQVGARDSVSTMSESQRHSQDSVEIANLAGERLNSVTQRIGEIDGMNQSVATATEEQTSVVESINMDITEINTLNQEGVENLQSTLRACTDLEQQASRLKQLVGSFRI from the coding sequence ATGGTCAATTCAGACGAGCAGGCCAACCGCACCAACAGCGTTGCCGCTGCGATCAATCAACTGGGCGCTGCCGCCCAGGAAATCGCGCGTAACGCGGCGCAGGCCTCCAGCCAGGCCAGTGATGCGCGGCATTTGGCCGAAGACGGTCAGCAGGTGGTAGAGCGCAATATCAAGGCCATGACCCAGCTGTCGAGCATGATCAGCGCCTCCAGCAGCAATATCGAGGCGCTGAACAGCAAGACGGTGAACATTGGCCAGATCCTTGAAGTGATCACCAGTATTTCCCAGCAAACCAACTTGCTCGCACTCAACGCCGCCATCGAAGCCGCGCGTGCCGGAGAAGCCGGTCGCGGCTTCGCGGTGGTGGCCGATGAAGTGCGCAACCTGGCGCATCGCACCCAGGAATCGGCGCAACAGGTACAGAAGATGATCGAGGAACTGCAAGTCGGCGCCCGCGACTCGGTGAGCACCATGAGTGAAAGTCAGCGCCACAGCCAGGACAGCGTGGAAATCGCCAACCTGGCCGGCGAGCGCTTGAACAGCGTGACTCAGCGCATTGGCGAGATCGACGGCATGAACCAGTCCGTGGCCACCGCTACCGAGGAGCAGACCTCGGTGGTGGAATCGATCAATATGGACATCACCGAGATCAACACCCTCAACCAGGAAGGCGTGGAAAACCTGCAATCGACCCTGCGCGCCTGCACGGACCTGGAGCAACAGGCGTCGCGCCTGAAGCAATTGGTGGGCAGCTTCCGCATCTGA
- a CDS encoding glycosyltransferase family 4 protein — translation MHIADITMFYAPASGGVRTYLDAKHRRLALKPGIRHSLLVPGAHLSERDGIFQVPAPPLPFGKGYRFPLRLAPWRNVLHDLQPDLIEVGDPYLTAWAALDARRQLDVPVIGFYHSDLPLLVRNRMGAWFTPNVEAYVSKLYGNFDRVLAPSQVMADKLIGLGVKNVFVQPLGVDLQTFTPQVRDPGLRAELGIDEDTRLLIFAGRGSKEKNLPVLLNCMKRLGEGYHLLLVGSGMPAHVPDNVTVVDGFRPADHVARLMASADALLHGGDQETFGLVILEAMACGIPVVAVAAGAFTEIVDERCGLLCAPNNPKAMADAVRELFGADSRRLGEQARRHVEQHYAWDAVVDSLLGHYHAVLGTQKPMLAHG, via the coding sequence GTGCATATCGCTGACATAACCATGTTCTACGCCCCGGCCAGCGGTGGCGTACGCACTTATCTGGACGCCAAGCACCGGCGCCTGGCGCTCAAGCCCGGCATTCGCCACAGCCTGTTGGTGCCGGGCGCCCATTTGAGCGAGCGCGATGGTATTTTCCAGGTGCCGGCGCCGCCGCTGCCCTTCGGCAAAGGCTACCGCTTCCCCCTGCGCCTGGCGCCATGGCGAAATGTCCTGCACGATTTGCAGCCTGACCTGATCGAAGTCGGCGATCCCTACCTGACCGCCTGGGCCGCCCTGGACGCCCGGCGCCAGCTGGATGTGCCCGTCATCGGTTTTTATCACTCCGACCTCCCCCTGCTGGTGCGTAACCGCATGGGCGCCTGGTTTACCCCCAACGTCGAAGCTTATGTCAGCAAACTCTATGGGAATTTTGATCGGGTACTGGCGCCCAGCCAGGTAATGGCCGACAAACTCATTGGGCTTGGGGTAAAAAACGTCTTCGTGCAACCCTTGGGCGTCGACCTGCAAACCTTCACGCCACAGGTACGCGACCCCGGCCTGCGCGCCGAACTGGGGATCGATGAAGACACCCGGCTGCTGATTTTCGCCGGGCGTGGCTCCAAGGAAAAAAACCTGCCGGTGCTGCTCAACTGCATGAAGCGCCTGGGCGAGGGTTATCACCTATTGCTGGTGGGTTCCGGCATGCCGGCCCATGTGCCGGACAATGTCACCGTAGTCGATGGCTTCCGCCCGGCGGATCATGTTGCGCGCTTGATGGCCAGCGCCGATGCGTTGCTGCATGGCGGTGACCAGGAAACCTTCGGCCTGGTCATTCTGGAAGCCATGGCCTGCGGCATTCCGGTGGTCGCCGTGGCGGCGGGAGCCTTTACCGAGATTGTCGACGAGCGCTGCGGCCTGCTCTGCGCGCCCAACAACCCCAAGGCGATGGCCGATGCGGTACGCGAACTGTTTGGCGCCGACAGCCGCCGTCTCGGGGAACAGGCGCGGCGCCATGTCGAACAGCATTACGCATGGGATGCGGTGGTGGACAGTCTGTTGGGGCACTACCACGCCGTGCTCGGCACACAAAAGCCGATGCTCGCCCATGGTTGA
- a CDS encoding DUF2334 domain-containing protein — MVERSVMLVLHDVAPSTWADYRPFVEAVDAIGNVPVTWLVVPDFHHHNALATHADFRRLLDHRVARGDELTLHGYYHCDDQPRPRTPREWFMRRIYTHEGEFYQLSEAEALQRLTDGIEVFQRNDWPLQGFVAPAWLMSQGTRLALRQLPLSYTSDPQHLYRLPDFTPIHAPGLVWSARSAWRRGLSKVLSDRREQRWQTASVIRLGLHPVDMRHEFSRQYWLQTLKRLLDNGRTPQTKSAWLSTLPCAG, encoded by the coding sequence ATGGTTGAACGTTCAGTCATGCTGGTGCTGCACGACGTGGCGCCGAGCACCTGGGCTGATTACCGGCCCTTTGTCGAAGCCGTCGATGCCATCGGCAATGTCCCTGTCACCTGGCTGGTGGTTCCGGACTTTCATCATCACAACGCCCTGGCCACCCATGCCGACTTCCGGCGCCTGCTCGACCATCGCGTGGCCAGGGGCGATGAACTCACCTTGCACGGGTATTACCACTGCGACGACCAACCCCGGCCGCGTACACCCCGGGAATGGTTCATGCGGCGCATCTATACCCATGAGGGCGAGTTCTACCAGTTGTCCGAAGCCGAAGCGTTGCAGCGCCTGACCGACGGCATTGAGGTATTCCAGCGCAATGACTGGCCCCTGCAAGGGTTTGTCGCACCCGCCTGGCTGATGAGCCAGGGCACCCGGTTGGCGTTGCGCCAGTTACCGCTGAGCTACACCAGCGACCCGCAGCACCTGTATCGCCTGCCCGACTTCACGCCCATCCACGCCCCGGGCCTGGTGTGGAGCGCGCGCAGTGCATGGCGCCGAGGCTTGTCCAAGGTCCTGAGTGATCGACGCGAGCAGCGCTGGCAGACCGCATCGGTGATCAGATTAGGCTTGCACCCCGTCGATATGCGTCACGAATTTTCCCGTCAGTATTGGCTGCAAACCCTGAAGCGCCTGCTTGACAATGGGCGCACGCCACAAACCAAGTCCGCGTGGCTGTCGACGCTGCCATGCGCCGGCTGA
- a CDS encoding lysylphosphatidylglycerol synthase transmembrane domain-containing protein, with the protein MRRLIWLGLALLVALVIPVWLGGGETVARLRQFPLPLLLGMFAMIIGCWLINSLRIRLLLGRQRSRLGWRKSLGVVISTEFAMCATPGGSGGPLTLMGLLARNGIRPAHGSAVFAMDQLSDLLFFFCALVGIVLYALFHSLNPRLEWLLGLSAVSMVGGVVGGLLVVRFHRRLIRLAGRALKAMKVSVGTRRRWARRLLRFLAAFTQTLKLPRRTLLGVFALTSLHWLLRYSVLYLALRGLGGQVQWALSFLIQMLSLTAGQFSLLPGGAGAAELTSAALLAPMVGNSTAAAAILIWRAVTYYFYLLAGAPVFLLMVGKPLLKRLFRGQRAASHPPATAPTTGRRRESQYHPQHPAHPGRSDSDSPRPG; encoded by the coding sequence ATGCGCCGGCTGATCTGGCTGGGACTGGCGCTGCTGGTCGCGCTGGTGATCCCGGTGTGGCTGGGTGGCGGCGAAACCGTTGCGCGCCTGCGCCAGTTTCCCCTGCCCCTGTTACTGGGAATGTTTGCGATGATCATCGGCTGCTGGCTGATCAACAGCCTGCGCATCCGCTTGTTGCTTGGCCGGCAGCGCAGTCGGTTGGGATGGCGCAAAAGCCTGGGCGTAGTGATATCGACCGAATTCGCCATGTGCGCGACCCCTGGCGGCAGCGGCGGGCCACTCACGCTGATGGGCCTGCTGGCACGCAATGGCATACGGCCAGCCCATGGCAGCGCGGTGTTCGCCATGGACCAGTTGAGTGACTTGCTGTTCTTTTTCTGCGCACTGGTGGGCATCGTGCTGTATGCGCTGTTCCATAGCCTCAACCCGCGCCTGGAATGGCTGCTGGGGCTCAGCGCCGTGTCGATGGTCGGTGGCGTCGTCGGCGGCTTGTTGGTGGTGCGCTTTCATCGCCGCCTGATTCGCCTGGCAGGACGGGCACTCAAGGCCATGAAGGTGAGCGTTGGCACCCGCCGGCGCTGGGCCCGCCGGTTGCTGCGCTTCCTCGCGGCCTTCACCCAAACGCTGAAATTGCCCCGGCGCACCCTGCTCGGGGTCTTTGCGCTGACCAGCCTGCATTGGCTATTACGCTACAGCGTGTTGTACCTGGCGCTGCGCGGCCTGGGTGGGCAGGTGCAGTGGGCCTTGAGCTTCTTGATCCAGATGCTGTCATTGACCGCCGGGCAGTTCAGCCTGCTGCCAGGCGGGGCCGGGGCGGCGGAGTTGACGTCGGCGGCACTGCTTGCGCCGATGGTGGGCAACTCCACGGCGGCGGCAGCCATTCTGATCTGGCGGGCGGTCACCTACTACTTCTATCTGTTGGCCGGTGCGCCCGTGTTTCTGTTGATGGTGGGCAAACCGCTGCTCAAGCGTCTTTTTCGGGGGCAGCGGGCGGCTTCTCACCCTCCTGCAACTGCTCCCACAACCGGGCGGCGCCGGGAAAGTCAGTACCATCCTCAGCACCCAGCGCATCCGGGTCGTAGCGACTCAGACAGCCCTCGCCCAGGGTAG